TCGTTAAACACTTCAAATTCCCCACCCCCGCCCACTGGCTGCGTAAGCCCGTCAAAATCTGCTTGATCGGTGTCGGCGGCACCGGTTCCGAAGTCTTGGCCAGTCTGGCCAGAATTGATTACGCCATCCGGGAACTGGGGCATCCAGGGTTGCATGTGACAGCTTGGGATGGCGATGTGGTTGAAAGGCCCAATATAGGCCGCCAAGCCTTCTATCCTGCCGATCTGGGCCACAATAAGGCACTGGTTTCCATTCCAACGGATCAATTACCTGTACGGGCGTGATTGGGTGGCCATGCCCCGTATGTTCGACATCCATGCCGAATTTGAGTCGTATAATTATAATCTGCTGGTCACTTGTGTCGATGTCGCGCAATTCCGGGCTGATTTGGCGAAGAAAGCAAGTCGATATACAAGCTGTCTGTGGCTTGATACTGGAAATGGGGAAAGTACCGGGCAAGTCATATTGGGCAGGCTTGGCCATGCCAATGAAAATCCTGTCAAGCTGCCTTCGGTATTTGATTTCTATCCGGAACTGGATGGCATGGTGGACAATAATACGCCGTCAT
The sequence above is a segment of the Coriobacteriia bacterium genome. Coding sequences within it:
- a CDS encoding ThiF family adenylyltransferase, translating into MDTQLVKHFKFPTPAHWLRKPVKICLIGVGGTGSEVLASLARIDYAIRELGHPGLHVTAWDGDVVERPNIGRQAFYPADLGHNKALVSIPTDQLPVRA